The DNA window TAACGAGGCGCACCGCGATCACCTCCACTTTGACCAGGCGTCGCGGCGCACTTCCGGCTTCGGCCTCTGCCGCTAGGCGGCCGAGTCGCCGCCCCACCAAAGAAAAGGGACCCGCCGAAGCGGATCCCTCCTCAAAGCCGAAGCTGTCGCCTGACTTATTTCAGGTGGTTCGAGAGATGCTTGTTCATCTCGAACATGCTGACGCGTTCCTTGCCGCCGAAGACCTTCTTCAGCTTGTCGTCAGCAACGATTTCTCGTTTGTTCTGCGGGTTTTGCAGGTTGTTCTTGCGGATGTGGTCCCACACCTTCGAAACGACCTGGCTGCGCGGAAGCGGGTCGCTCCCGCAAATCGCCGCGAGGTCCGCCGACGGTTGAACCGGACGAGCGAGCCCGCCCCCTGCTTTACGACCACTACCTTCTGCCATCAGGCCCTCCTGTTGTTCTGGCGTTGGTAGAGCGCAAAGCTTTGCTGTTTGCAATGCTGTTCCAGAGGGGAAATCCCCTTCAGCGGCGACCGAACGGCACGACCCGGTTGTCGATGTCATGGCCGATGTCGGCCCGGCCGCCGTACGCAATGCCCGAACGAGCGCACCATTCCTCCACGATCGCACATTCGTCGCGGCCGAAATCGGGGTCGTTTTCAGGGATCTGACCCACCCGGCCGAGCCGCAGCCGCGCAGCCTTGCGGACGTTCTCGCTGGAGGTGACGTGGAACATCGTCCGGTCGATTCGATAATGATGTTCGCCGACATCCTCGATCAGCAGGTCGACGCCTTCAAAGTTGGGTTCGAGCACCGTGCCAAGCAGCGCCGCCAGCACCGTCAGGTTGAAGGCCATCGCAGGACCTTTAAGCTCAGGTTCGACCGCAG is part of the Sphingomicrobium sp. genome and encodes:
- a CDS encoding SWIB/MDM2 domain-containing protein, giving the protein MAEGSGRKAGGGLARPVQPSADLAAICGSDPLPRSQVVSKVWDHIRKNNLQNPQNKREIVADDKLKKVFGGKERVSMFEMNKHLSNHLK